The DNA segment CAAGAATAAGATAGTTACATTtgtccttttgtttttttctttactaGTTTCTGCTTTGTGTTGAGCCGTTTTGTGCTTTATTGATGAATTGTTCTGTGTGTTtgcttttttgggtttttgtttctcttgtttGTTGGACTGTTGGTTGaactttattgttgttttgaagtaattttttttttacgctgatttattatgacattacaattacgagaaatattacatagacgatttaACAACCGGTAATACTACCTGCTTTATGAGGATCTATACCTAACtacatcacctgagccgtcctatgaagatccacgtcTGACTGGATTTACTTGCAacatgttgaagatcccttgtaaACCTTTCTTCCGAAATCTGCGGTAATAAATCACTCTttccgggacttgaaacctggattttcTGTAttctgcaataaattgcatagtctgagATTCGAACCCCAAacctgggtgtagaagcctttaaaccttaacaaTTAGACTACGGTGACTGTTTTGAAGGAATCTTTAGGACAGAAAAAAGTATCTATACAATCaccttaatttttttctttaaactcTACAATCACCTTAATTGcaatataattcttttttttcatattaagtgtcactttaacattttttttctttaaaaaatgttgTCCTACAATATCAATGTAGTTTATACGTATTTTTAGCtcaatattaattgtaaaatgaattgatcttataaataaatttatttatccaaaatattattggttaaattaataaatttaataaaaacataaatgcaTTTCAATCAGTTTTTTTAATGTGTAAAAAATATCTAAGTGACATTCTTTGTGAAACTGATGAAATATTTGATAGATTGCTTCTTTTGTTGTTAAAAAGAACAAGATTGTTCATGTCTCGTTTGATAAGATGTATTGACTGAAGTACaagaattaaaaaatcataaatgtttTTCATGTAAACTTTGTTAGTtaactttaatttaaaaacactcTTAATAACAACACAGCTACTGTAGAATATTAATAGTCACGATATATAAAAAGcgtataaattttttaaaacaaataaatagaaCAAAAAATACTTCAGAACATCTATCTTCTAGGATGATTGGATAAAAAGGTTTTCAAGATGTGTAGGGACGGAGGAGAAGGCTCAGTATTTGGATAGCTCAATGTCCTTACCCTCAGCCCAAGTGAACGTCGAGAGTCTCTGCTTTCGACGGCGTGAACAGTGTGCATACGGTGGATGTGTATCAACCGGTCTGGCTCCGATTTCATGTGTTTCCTGAGACGCCCACAACGGTGTTAGGTCATCTATGGCCACACCAATCGTAGGATGGAAGGAGCTTCAGTTTGGACAAGTGCAGTTATGTTACCGGCGTGAAGGCGTTCAAAGGAGAAGTTGGCTTTTGGTTCTCAGATACAGGGTGTGTCAAGACCGTACTTTTCTTCGACTAGTCATCGGGAAAGATCGGGACTTGGTGACTACATGTTTTGAAGTAAACCATTCGCGGTGCCGTTGAAGTGTCAAACCCAGCagatttgcttcttcttcttctaattgGAGGTGCTGGATTGTGGGTGTTGTAGAAGTCTCGGCCCAACTGTTGGGCTTGTTTGGTCGCTGTTTTGGTTGTTGCTGAGACTTTAGCCCCGACAAGGTTCCAAAGTGTGTTTATTCCTCGTCATTCAGGATCCCCTAATTGGGAGTATGCACCATTAAGGTGTTAATGCGGATGGTCAGGCACTACATTCAATTCTTTTGGTTCCTACGGCTCACATTCCTCTCAGTTAGGATATTTCATTGGCATATGAATTGTTTTGTAATCTTGTTTTAGTGTAGAATTTAGGTGGTTCAAgagccggttcatcttagatCGTGAGGTGAATTCGTTTAGTTGTGGTGAAAAATACAATATCTTCTCGATTGGGTAGCGTATTATCTTTCTAAGTATTTATGGGTGATACTATATCTCGGCGTTGTACGTGGAATTTAAATCTCAGTAAGGTTAACTTTTGTATTCACAATTTGGTTAATAAAAGTTGAACCTAAAGAAAAAGATTCTTTGACAAGCCTTTGATGGAAAAACAATTTAGTATAGGAAAAAAAGAACAAAGTAGTAGAAGAGTTGGTGAAGACTTGCGCAAGTATGCTTGAGCATTTTAAAGTCTTtaataattgatttaaaaaatctTCCAGTAACAAACATCATTCTTGATGGCAAATGTTCacatataaaacttaaaatgatacgtttacaaaataattgatGTACAATAAATTGCAAGATTAGTACCCACAATaataatctatttatatattgcATAGTTTACATTCTTATATAACGGAACCGAGGACCAATCATACCTTCTGTCAACACCATATCCCAAACTTGTGCTAATACATCGACCACTATTTCAAAACACACACAGCGTACCATTTAAGAAGTAAATGAAGCTACTAAAACGACATGCATTGTTTTGCTATTTGGCGGAAACTGCATACGAACAAGAAACAGCTTACCATTTAAGGGATTGCATATACACACAACAGCATCATCCATGTCCAATGCTAGTCTCTTCCCTTAGCGCCTGCAACAACGGTTCCACCCTTCAGATTTCGGCGGCGAGTTAGTTAACTAGTCAACACAATATCTTGAAACTTTGTATTAGACGTGCGCTAAAAACCAGAACCAAAGACACTAACCGAAACCAAACGACCTTCaaatatccaaatatttttatattcttacatCCAAAACAACCAAACCGAGAACTCAAcggatatcaaaatatataaaaatattaattatatttacatataactaaatatatatctatattattaaaactaaagtatCTTTTAATACTGTTTGGAAACTTAGATAGTAGATTaaatgaaagttgtttggaaacaaagatagcagattaaatatatttttttatttacatatttagtcgctgtatttttttctcatttacaGATTCTGTCGTTTGTAAACTTGGATAGCaaattaaatgagaattgtttggaaacacggatagcaaatttgttattttttttatttacacatttagccattgtatttctttcttatttacaaatctgTCGTTTcacttaaaatcaaaaaattaaattaattgcaatgaattgttatttttttttgccgaaaattaaaactcaaactgtaatatatagtatatattaatctgctacaatacaattttcaagaaaaccaaatatcataaaattaataataattcataaaaacctaCTGTAAAAaactaaatcatttttaaataaattaaaaaaatcaataggttaatatttgaatattacaattacatcaaattgcatcaagttataaaattacaaatataatattacatacagataaaaaattattatcaaacatcgatattataatataatatattctactcgaaatatattttacaaaacataaaaatataaatgaacattttataaaatcaatggtttataaatttacattgaacGCAAGTTAAATCCAATACCCGCGCGGGAgcgcggatcaagatctagtatataattaaaaatctattaaaagcatccaaaatatttgaataattaTAGAGTATCTGAATTAGCCAAAAGTATCTAAAAATATCATGATAGtaatatccaaaataatttaaaatatccaaaaatatttatctgaatcatcttaattatttgatatttatcaaaaatatctgttattttatccaaaatactCAATATTTCATCCAAAATATCTAATATTTAACATGAATTAGTCGAAGTATCCAAAATAATCGAATATGTATCAAATGAGAACCAAATCTTTTTTAggtattttttattcttatttttactacccaaaccaaatcaaacccAAAACTACCCAAACCAAAAATATGTCAGATAGTACATGGATCTTctagttatttatttaaactagcCGATACTcaaaatatccgaaccaaaccgaatcaATACCGTAATGCCCAGACCTACTTTATATAGTATTAAATCAATTATTGGGCACCAAAATTAAATGATCGGAGTACAAGTTCGTGGTCCGCTTCGTCTAAAATAAGTTTGAATATTTGGCATATCATCGATTATTGGCGGATATCTAATCTCttgagttattttttttttggtcaacttgTGATCCATCTcgttaaaacaatataataattcGGCTCGATAGACATTTGCCGTGTCCTAAATTACAATACCAACCTCTTGCTCAGATTTTTCTGAAGAGGACCTAGACATGGGAGGACTTGACTGCCTCCTATGTAGCGGAGGAGTTGCAACCGGAACTAGAGCCAGCGACGTAGTTTCGACAACATCAACATCCCACAAGAACGAGTCCGAGCTACGACGAGAGTCATGAGTGACTGAGTCACGCCACGGAGGAAGTCCACCATTGCCTCGGAGGAAGTGACCGTGTCTAGTCTTGAGCTTTACTTTTGACCCTTCTTTCACCGGCTCCCACTCTACGGACGAGTCAAGTCCACTCGGTTTCGACAAAACCACTTTACGCCCCGTGGCACCGAGCAAGAACCGCTCGTTCGAAGCGGTGAGATAGCTACCGTAGCAACTCTTCAAACGGATCGCTTCAAAGGAACCACGAACAGGTTCGACGGTCCATCGAGCTCTTTTATCGGAACCATTCCTTTCTTGAGTCACCGACTCCACGTCCTCTTCCGCCATTAGATACTTCTCGTGTATGTTACGCATCCTAACGGCTTTAGCTTTATGGAAAAACTCCATTTGCTGATACTATGTTATTACTATTTTCTTCTTGTTGGAACTTACGCAAAATTTGTTTCATAAAAGTATAAAACGAATTGTGAAGTGAATGCATTGTTTGGTGTGTACTAGTTACTAACTATGTATTAATGGAGACCAATTCCAAAGCGATACACAATGATGTGGACCTTTTcagtcttttaaaaattagtttaatattCTTACCAAAATAATTAGTCGAATATTGAATAGTCATGTGATGAAAAAGAGTATACAAACTATTTCTTTCCGCCTAAACTATCGCATAGCATCAGATCATATGTTTTCTAAACTATAATTACATTCTAAATACCTACGAATTTAAAGTTGGAAATCTGTATTCTTGGAGaatgaaaattcaaaattccAAACTCTCCAAAATTAAAGCTCGAAACTCTAAAACCTATAAACTTTAACTACATTGAtttgaagatgatttttttttgaaacacaacttcATTTAATCATCGGAGTATTGAGATTACACCACTCGATACAAGTCCAAAGCCTCACCGCTTCGAACAATAATTTATACTTCCTCTGTTTTATAATAAGTGTcattctagttttttttcttgttacacaaaaaatgtcattttacaattccaatgcaaattatatttactttcagctgaaaattaattgcaaactgcaattattttataaataattttatttatttcaaatgttATTGGtcagaaaatataattaaataacaatttacatatatttctgCTACTTTCTAAGTCTGTGTGAAAAAGTGTCACTTtcaaagtgacacttattcAAAAACGGAAGGAGTAAGATTTATGGTGtgattaaaaaacattaaactatCTTTAACCCGATGTAATTAAGGTTTATGGGCTTTGGAGTTTGAAACTTCATTTCTGAGAGTTGGAGTTTTGAACTTTCAATACGTGGGGATAcagtttttgaaattaaaattcaaaaatatataagacaCGGTCATAGTTTGGAAGATATTCAATATTATACTAGAGCTTGATCCGTGCACatatgtgtttattttaatagttgCACAGACATACATCCATATGGTGTTTATTTTCGATTTATAGTATATAAAGTTTATGATAGATCGAGATTTTTAATTGTCGGTAATTTGTTGGTTgttctttatctttttttaataaaattggaCATCTTGCCCGGGGGAAAGGCTACATCCAGTACTGGTTGGATACTAAACCAAACAAAATGATATGTTATATAACATATTTGTAAATTAGTAATTttcaattacattaatcattttcagtgtatttctttaaaaattaaaacaccaattagtatatttatgtatattaataaatctatctttctagaataaaatattttgtgtcaaataaaattcattcatgttttaataaaatatatggatatgtctctaaatttttttataagccaaataatttttttctatgtttatttttgtcgaaaatattaattaaaatttaacaatttcattcttatcattcaaatatatatgtgtGAATAATAGTaatcttaaaattatttaacatatattttaaaaataaatttatatttttaataaaatatgaatagttttattttgtatgtgaaatgaaataataatatacatgaatatataatattgaaAGGAGATATTTCAAATTTACCACAAGTTTGATATCACTTTACAACTTTACCCTTATATGAtaactattttcataaataccttAAATTTGTGATTAAAAGATTAAATTAATTCtcttaaataatttatagatgtttttaaaaataatctataaaataattatatttttataataatgtataaaatatttataaaagtttataaacctAATCCCAACTCTTAAATACTAGACCTTAAACAAAtaatcactaaatcctaaatctaaaTGTTATGGTATTTTTGATTacttataattttgaaaatggtaACTAACTTAGGGtattgtaatctttttttttgtttaaaatatgtatGTCACATTTAAATAAATCTATTCAATTTTACTGTaaaatttaatagaaaaaaattccAGTTAAATAATTATGGTAAGCTTGATTAGAAAATAATGGTAAATTGGTcagaatataatataacaaaataaatgatttatactaaattaattaataattattaagcCAGTGAcacatttataattattatgaagaagtaaatgttattttaaaagatactttaattttaataatattgatgaTAGTTTTTGTAGGGAAATTGCTCTTTCATTCGTAACAACTATATAGGTGTAGAAAAATCGTGCTTATTTGACAAGTTTCCACTTTGACTATATCTGTTACTTCACGTCAGCATATTTGTATATCTACAATTACATATCCTTTTACCTTACGTGTTTCCCATTCTTTCCGGTTTCAACTTGTGTAATCGGCAGAAAGGAGTACTATTTACAAGGTAtcaatatcaaaaatattcataataatGTATATAATAAATGGTTGGGACTAGGGAtatgctttatttattttattggatATGTTGGCCCTTAAGAAATAGCAAAAGGTGAGATTGATGAagtgtgagatttttttttcttccgcAAATTGGATTAGATTAGTAGAAATTGAGATTGTCTTACAAGATACACCACCTTAAACAATAAGAGTTACAGACAAGCTGGTTCGTTTGTCCCAAATCCGCTTTAATATCTGATCTACTTTTGTTCTGATATCTTATTTAGGTTCCATGTTCAGGCATCGGTCCACGATTAACCAATAAAATAGAAACGCAATCAAATCGGAATGTTTCAAAATGATTTGCGTGCCTCTAGAAAAATGAATTCTTATGTTAATCTTTCGCACGTAGGATACAAATCAAAATGCTTGCCGTGTATCCCTCACTCCACTATGATTTAACAAATcgaaataaaaatttaagttGAACAAAAGATTTCGTTGGGTAATTGTGTAACTCGTTAGTGGTAATTTTGTAATTGGGTAATTCTGTCCTGGTAATTGGATAATTTTATTCTGAACTAATTATTGAGTAATTTTGTTCGAGTCGGCTCAAAATTTTATTTCCATCGGAATGAATTatttcgtttaaaaaaaaagatttcgtTGTTTACTAAAAATTTCATTGACACGTATGTATGTGGTGTATGGTTGCTCATGAGGGCTGGGTGAACTGATTTTGAGCCCAGTTCATAACTatagaactatatatatatattttttgacaagaactctcctttttttgttcctttttgtATTATTCATGTCTTAAGCAATTAGCACAAGCCCTTGTCACTCAATTAAACTTGTTTAAAGATCAGCTAAACAATATGGGTTTTTATACTTAACAGTTTTATGCAGACATAATCAAAAAGGTCCTAAAATACTCTCCACATTTTCCTTTGTATTTTTTGCTGTTATATCTTTGACAGAATTttgttcaaatatatataatat comes from the Brassica napus cultivar Da-Ae chromosome A7, Da-Ae, whole genome shotgun sequence genome and includes:
- the LOC106382547 gene encoding uncharacterized protein LOC106382547 codes for the protein MEFFHKAKAVRMRNIHEKYLMAEEDVESVTQERNGSDKRARWTVEPVRGSFEAIRLKSCYGSYLTASNERFLLGATGRKVVLSKPSGLDSSVEWEPVKEGSKVKLKTRHGHFLRGNGGLPPWRDSVTHDSRRSSDSFLWDVDVVETTSLALVPVATPPLHRRQSSPPMSRSSSEKSEQEALREETSIGHG